From one Verrucomicrobiia bacterium genomic stretch:
- a CDS encoding GTPase domain-containing protein, which translates to MKPIQIAVCGAPQVGKSTLLERMSSLCGWRETVRTLWKDAVQIELHARVKGVDHLFRTLPGPILYFEKRITELLKDADLIIYVIQPNLMEGDDVIQSDFLDKHLKIAKSLGRDWDAGKWLLVMNKADRAKESSMLEKFPQVLRKHVIFTQAINGQGLESLLKKIEGMV; encoded by the coding sequence ATGAAGCCGATCCAGATAGCGGTTTGTGGTGCGCCACAGGTTGGTAAATCGACTTTGCTGGAGAGAATGTCATCCCTTTGTGGCTGGCGAGAAACAGTGCGGACACTCTGGAAAGATGCTGTGCAGATTGAATTGCATGCTCGGGTAAAAGGCGTCGATCATTTGTTTCGAACGTTGCCTGGTCCGATTCTGTATTTTGAAAAGAGGATAACAGAATTGTTGAAGGATGCGGATTTGATCATCTATGTCATCCAACCTAACCTTATGGAAGGTGACGACGTCATTCAGTCAGATTTTTTGGACAAGCACTTGAAGATCGCTAAAAGTCTTGGCCGGGATTGGGATGCAGGAAAATGGCTGCTTGTGATGAATAAGGCTGATCGTGCAAAGGAGTCTTCGATGTTGGAGAAATTTCCTCAAGTGCTAAGAAAGCATGTGATCTTTACGCAAGCAATTAACGGACAGGGGCTGGAATCATTACTTAAGAAAATTGAAGGTATGGTGTAA
- a CDS encoding SGNH/GDSL hydrolase family protein: MRDFLKLGRVLFLSAGLLFSQMAMAQEVAPLASEAYTRSLVSAGDTARLQRVLVKAREGKPIVVGVIGGSITQGAKASKPELKYGALVAQWWRTNFPNSKVEFVNAGIGATGSNYGALRVGRDLLAKNPDFIVVEYAVNDGNVKESAETLEGLVRQILKAPNQPAVVMLFTMNKSGGNAQEWHSKVGAHYGIPMVSFRDALWPEIQAGKLKWEDVEADEVHPNDRGHAYAAEFVTRFVDSVEKKSARADSMIGALPPPLFSDRFEFTKLLEAGDLKPVANKGWAYDEKNKAWQSETPGSVIEFEIDGTLIYDMCWRIKGPMGRAKISVDDKAPQTREAWFNQTWGGYRVTSELARDIAPGKHRVKVELLAEKNAESTGTQFRVLGLGAAGVK; this comes from the coding sequence ATGCGTGATTTTTTGAAATTGGGGCGGGTGTTGTTTTTGAGTGCGGGATTGCTGTTCTCGCAAATGGCGATGGCACAGGAGGTGGCTCCTTTGGCATCGGAGGCGTATACGCGTTCTTTGGTGAGTGCGGGGGATACGGCGCGGTTGCAGCGGGTGTTGGTGAAGGCGCGCGAGGGGAAGCCGATCGTGGTGGGTGTCATCGGTGGTTCCATCACACAGGGGGCGAAGGCGTCGAAGCCGGAGTTGAAATATGGAGCCTTGGTGGCGCAGTGGTGGCGGACGAATTTTCCGAACAGCAAGGTGGAGTTCGTGAATGCGGGCATCGGCGCGACGGGTTCGAATTACGGCGCGTTGCGCGTGGGGCGGGATTTACTGGCGAAGAATCCAGATTTCATCGTGGTGGAGTATGCGGTGAATGACGGGAATGTGAAGGAATCGGCGGAGACGCTGGAGGGATTGGTGAGGCAGATCTTGAAAGCACCGAATCAACCGGCGGTGGTGATGCTGTTCACGATGAACAAGAGCGGTGGCAATGCGCAGGAGTGGCATAGCAAGGTGGGCGCGCATTATGGCATTCCGATGGTGAGCTTCCGCGATGCGCTCTGGCCGGAGATACAGGCGGGCAAGTTGAAGTGGGAGGATGTGGAGGCGGATGAGGTGCACCCGAATGATCGTGGCCACGCGTATGCAGCGGAGTTCGTGACGCGGTTTGTGGATTCGGTGGAGAAGAAGAGTGCGCGGGCGGATTCAATGATCGGTGCCCTGCCGCCGCCGTTGTTCAGTGACCGGTTTGAGTTCACGAAATTGCTGGAAGCGGGCGATCTAAAGCCGGTGGCGAACAAAGGTTGGGCGTATGATGAGAAGAACAAGGCGTGGCAGAGCGAGACGCCGGGGAGTGTGATTGAATTCGAGATCGATGGGACGCTGATCTATGACATGTGCTGGCGCATCAAGGGACCGATGGGGCGCGCGAAGATTTCTGTAGATGACAAGGCACCGCAGACGCGTGAGGCGTGGTTCAATCAGACGTGGGGCGGTTATCGTGTGACGAGTGAGCTGGCGCGGGATATTGCGCCGGGGAAGCATCGGGTGAAGGTGGAGTTGCTGGCGGAGAAGAACGCGGAGAGCACGGGGACGCAGTTTAGGGTGTTGGGGTTAGGGGCGGCGGGAGTGAAGTGA